A single region of the Hyphomicrobiales bacterium genome encodes:
- a CDS encoding CENP-V/GFA domain-containing protein gives MASVASSAIPGGCLCGAVRFSAVPAKHEMDVCHCGMCQRWSGGVFMAVPCAEVTFADESALGVYPSSEWGERLFCKTCGSSLVWRTRGQPGGYIGVSLQSLDDRSPFIFAEEIFIDEKPGLYSFAGERPRKTGAEIMAEFAAQQAGSE, from the coding sequence ATGGCTTCGGTAGCATCATCGGCCATTCCCGGTGGCTGTCTTTGCGGCGCGGTCCGTTTCTCGGCCGTGCCCGCCAAGCATGAGATGGACGTCTGCCACTGCGGCATGTGCCAGCGGTGGAGCGGCGGCGTCTTCATGGCCGTGCCCTGCGCCGAGGTCACCTTCGCCGACGAGAGCGCGCTGGGTGTCTACCCGTCCTCCGAATGGGGCGAGCGCCTGTTCTGCAAGACCTGCGGTTCGAGCCTCGTCTGGCGCACGCGTGGACAGCCCGGCGGGTATATCGGCGTCTCCTTGCAGAGCCTGGACGACAGGTCGCCTTTCATCTTCGCCGAAGAGATCTTCATCGACGAGAAGCCGGGTCTCTATAGTTTTGCGGGGGAACGCCCTCGCAAAACAGGCGCCGAGATCATGGCCGAATTCGCCGCACAACAGGCGGGATCAGAATGA
- the nuoC gene encoding NADH-quinone oxidoreductase subunit C, translating into MTTDIDPNAAQDAVQPAPLSELETLGAHIVGALGEGIEAVFAFGELAILAPAADVARILTFLRDDPGCRFVNFTDICGVDYPARPMRFDVVYHLLSPSFNRRIRVKVQADEATRVPSAVGVFPAADWFEREVYDLYGVIFSGHPDLRRILTDYGFEGHPLRKDFPLTGFVEVRYNDSEKRVVYEPARLNQEFRNFDFLSPWEGTEYILPGDEKAKGN; encoded by the coding sequence ATGACGACGGATATCGACCCTAACGCCGCCCAGGACGCAGTCCAGCCAGCTCCGCTGAGCGAGCTCGAGACGCTTGGCGCGCATATTGTCGGGGCCTTGGGCGAAGGTATCGAGGCCGTGTTTGCCTTTGGCGAGCTCGCTATCCTCGCACCGGCCGCCGACGTCGCCCGCATCCTGACCTTCCTGCGGGACGATCCGGGATGCCGCTTCGTGAACTTCACCGATATCTGCGGGGTCGACTACCCCGCCCGGCCGATGCGGTTCGATGTCGTCTATCACCTCCTGTCGCCGTCGTTTAACCGGCGTATCCGGGTCAAGGTGCAGGCCGACGAGGCGACCCGCGTGCCGAGCGCGGTCGGGGTCTTTCCGGCGGCCGACTGGTTCGAGCGCGAGGTTTACGACCTCTACGGCGTGATCTTCTCCGGCCATCCGGATCTCAGGCGCATCCTCACCGACTACGGTTTCGAGGGCCATCCGCTGCGGAAGGATTTCCCGCTGACCGGCTTCGTCGAGGTTCGTTACAACGACAGCGAGAAGCGCGTCGTCTACGAGCCCGCGCGGCTGAACCAGGAGTTCCGCAACTTCGACTTCCTGTCACCGTGGGAGGGGACCGAATACATCCTGCCCGGCGATGAAAAAGCGAAGGGGAACTGA
- the nuoA gene encoding NADH-quinone oxidoreductase subunit A 1 yields MQSLLADYLPLVIFIGVSLVIGLALLISPFIVAYSRPDPEKLSAYECGFNAFDDARMKFDVRFYLVAILFIIFDLEVAFLFPWATVFGELGWAGFWSMMLFLGVLTVGFIYEWRKGALEWD; encoded by the coding sequence ATGCAAAGCCTCCTGGCCGACTATCTGCCGCTCGTGATTTTCATCGGCGTATCGCTCGTCATCGGGCTTGCGCTCTTGATATCGCCCTTCATCGTGGCCTATTCGCGGCCGGATCCCGAAAAGCTGTCAGCCTACGAATGCGGCTTTAACGCTTTTGATGATGCGCGCATGAAATTCGATGTGCGCTTCTACCTTGTGGCGATCCTCTTCATTATCTTTGATCTTGAAGTGGCCTTCCTGTTCCCATGGGCAACCGTCTTCGGTGAGCTTGGTTGGGCCGGCTTCTGGTCGATGATGCTCTTCTTGGGCGTTCTCACTGTCGGCTTCATCTACGAGTGGAGAAAGGGAGCCCTGGAATGGGATTGA
- a CDS encoding putative TIM-barrel fold metal-dependent hydrolase (Evidence 3 : Putative function from multiple computational evidences), with protein MLDQLHGADATGQQAQEAAVDIVSAQPQRIIDTHLHLIEPERFTYPWIADEPPLQRTFNLKAYWDDAKPLGIAAALHMEVDVSPDQVEAEATHVTGLGVPIVGAIAGCRPDLPAFAEQVGRLAANPHVKGVRHVFQGKPEIYENPLLVENLRRLAPLGLTFDLCVLGHELPLATALAAECPEVQFVLDHCGKPGPGPLETWKTDLAALARLPNVACKFSGLISYAAPVHWTLQDLRPAAEHVITTFGWDRLVWGSDWPVCTLTGSLTRWVAATHVLLRGSTPAEQDKLLATNAERIYRLV; from the coding sequence ATGCTGGATCAACTGCATGGGGCCGATGCGACGGGGCAGCAGGCGCAAGAAGCCGCAGTTGACATCGTATCCGCTCAACCCCAGCGCATCATCGACACGCATCTGCATCTGATCGAACCCGAGCGTTTCACCTATCCCTGGATTGCAGACGAGCCACCGCTGCAGCGCACGTTCAATCTCAAGGCTTACTGGGACGACGCGAAGCCGCTGGGAATCGCCGCGGCGCTGCATATGGAAGTCGACGTGTCGCCCGACCAGGTCGAGGCGGAAGCGACCCATGTGACAGGCCTTGGGGTCCCCATTGTCGGTGCGATCGCGGGGTGCAGGCCAGACCTGCCTGCTTTTGCCGAACAGGTGGGGAGGCTCGCCGCGAACCCTCATGTGAAGGGCGTGCGGCATGTCTTCCAGGGCAAGCCCGAGATTTATGAGAACCCGCTGCTCGTCGAAAACCTGCGGCGGCTGGCGCCGCTTGGACTCACTTTCGACCTCTGCGTCCTCGGTCATGAGCTACCGTTGGCGACCGCCCTCGCCGCTGAATGCCCCGAGGTGCAGTTCGTGCTCGACCATTGCGGCAAGCCAGGCCCCGGCCCGCTCGAAACGTGGAAGACGGACCTCGCCGCCCTCGCCCGCCTGCCCAACGTGGCCTGCAAGTTCTCCGGGCTGATCTCCTACGCCGCCCCGGTCCACTGGACACTGCAGGACCTGCGCCCGGCGGCCGAGCATGTGATCACGACCTTCGGCTGGGACCGGTTGGTCTGGGGCAGCGATTGGCCGGTCTGCACGCTGACCGGCAGCCTGACGCGCTGGGTGGCGGCCACGCACGTCCTTCTCCGGGGCAGCACGCCCGCCGAGCAGGACAAGCTGCTCGCCACCAATGCCGAGCGCATCTATCGGCTGGTGTGA
- a CDS encoding ROK family protein, with protein sequence MKNADNKGSAKTSGKESKADEQKSDAAETPPAVGVHGAEVLPAVIVEAYNAELKDDEGFVGDRAAKGAFTEILDDLRKTLREFGDDPLGDEKTGAIKRSKLEAILVKGEPEAAGLVMSAIEDYAQELTAVIRRFRRQKSWSTVERIVFGGGFRDSRIGELAIGRASMLLKREGQGVELALIRNHPDEAGLIGAVHLAPSWMFAGHDSILAIDIGGTNIRAGVVHLKQKKSPDLGKAYVWETEIWRHRDEKPTREAAIRTLVGMLEGLVEKAVKADLALAPFIGIGCPGEIASDGCITKGAQNLPGNWESSRFNLARELQQEIPTIGDHETAVLIHNDAIVQGLSEVPFMADVERWGILTIGTGLGNGVFVNRRKGDGKNS encoded by the coding sequence ATGAAAAACGCAGACAACAAGGGATCCGCGAAGACGTCGGGGAAAGAGTCAAAAGCTGATGAACAAAAGTCCGACGCCGCAGAGACGCCACCCGCCGTGGGCGTCCACGGGGCCGAGGTCCTGCCAGCGGTGATCGTCGAAGCCTACAACGCAGAACTCAAGGATGATGAGGGCTTTGTGGGCGACAGAGCCGCCAAGGGCGCCTTCACGGAGATTCTCGACGACCTGCGCAAGACCCTGCGCGAATTTGGAGATGATCCGCTCGGCGATGAGAAAACGGGCGCCATCAAGCGCAGCAAGCTTGAAGCGATTCTCGTCAAGGGCGAGCCGGAAGCGGCCGGATTGGTGATGAGCGCCATCGAGGACTACGCGCAGGAGTTGACGGCGGTGATCCGCCGGTTCCGGCGGCAGAAATCGTGGTCAACCGTGGAGCGCATCGTGTTCGGCGGCGGCTTTCGCGACAGCCGCATAGGGGAACTCGCGATTGGTCGGGCTTCCATGCTCCTCAAGAGGGAGGGGCAGGGCGTTGAACTCGCCCTGATCCGCAATCATCCCGACGAAGCGGGACTGATCGGGGCCGTCCATCTTGCCCCATCCTGGATGTTCGCCGGTCACGACAGCATTCTGGCCATCGACATCGGGGGAACCAACATCCGCGCCGGTGTCGTCCATCTCAAGCAGAAAAAGTCTCCCGATCTCGGCAAGGCCTATGTGTGGGAGACCGAAATCTGGCGCCATCGCGACGAAAAGCCGACCCGCGAGGCCGCCATCAGGACGCTGGTCGGCATGCTGGAAGGGCTTGTTGAAAAGGCCGTCAAGGCTGATCTTGCCCTTGCGCCGTTCATCGGCATCGGATGCCCGGGTGAGATCGCCAGCGACGGCTGCATCACCAAGGGTGCCCAGAATCTGCCTGGAAATTGGGAAAGCAGCCGCTTCAACCTGGCGCGCGAGCTCCAGCAGGAAATCCCGACCATCGGCGATCATGAAACGGCGGTGCTCATCCACAATGATGCGATCGTCCAGGGGCTGAGCGAGGTCCCCTTCATGGCCGATGTGGAGAGATGGGGAATCCTGACCATCGGCACGGGCCTTGGTAATGGCGTTTTCGTCAATCGCCGCAAGGGCGATGGGAAAAACAGTTAG
- the yhgF gene encoding putative RNA-binding protein YhgF (Evidence 3 : Putative function from multiple computational evidences), translating into MVSINQRIADELGVQEKQVTAAVDLLDGGATVPFVARYRKEATGALDDTQLRTLDERLRYLRDLEERRAAVLASITEQGKLDAPLEAAIKAADTKARLEDIYLPFKPKRRTKAQIAREAGLGPLAEALLTKPALDPSAQAGAFVNADKGVADTQAALDGARAILVERFSEDADLIGNLREEVWTRGKATSKVREGKETAGAKFSDYFDFSEPLVKLPSHRILALYRGEKEEILDIRIEPEPEAPPAGKAGSPQPGTYERRIAHRFSIADQGRPGDKWLAETVRWAWRTKILVHISVDLRGRLWQAAEDEAVKVFAGNLRDLLLAAPAGTRATMGLDPGFRTGVKVAVVDATSRVVATATIYPHEPQRRWDEAIATLAALAARHKVELVAIGNGTASRETDKLAAELIQRYPDLKLTKIMVSEAGASVYSASAFASQELPDLDVSLRGAVSIARRLQDPLAELVKIDPKSIGVGQYQHDLAESKLSRSLDAVVEDCVNAVGVDVNTASAPLLARVSGVGEGLAQNIVLHRDENGPFRKRSDLKKVARLGPKAFEQAAGFLRIPNGDDPLDSSSVHPEAYPVVRRILEATKSNIRGLIGNGTVLRGIQPARFTDETFGLPTVTDILKELEKPGRDPRPAFKTATFREGVEKLSDLEPGMVLEGVVTNVAAFGAFVDIGVHQDGLVHISAMASTFVKDPRAVAKPGDIVRVKVLEVDQARKRIALTMRLDDDVAREPRRGGAERQAPRSATPQAARPPQRQQPAQKETGGAMAEALRRAGLKGGNEPRR; encoded by the coding sequence ATGGTATCCATCAATCAGCGTATCGCCGACGAGCTGGGCGTTCAGGAAAAGCAGGTCACAGCCGCCGTGGATCTCTTGGACGGAGGAGCGACGGTGCCGTTCGTGGCCCGCTATCGCAAGGAGGCCACGGGCGCCCTGGACGATACGCAACTGCGCACGCTCGACGAACGGCTTCGCTATCTCCGCGATCTCGAAGAGCGGCGTGCCGCGGTCCTCGCCAGCATCACCGAACAGGGCAAGCTCGACGCCCCGCTGGAGGCGGCGATCAAGGCGGCCGATACCAAGGCACGGCTGGAAGATATCTATCTGCCCTTCAAGCCGAAGCGCCGCACCAAGGCGCAAATCGCCCGCGAGGCGGGGCTGGGGCCGCTCGCCGAAGCGCTTCTGACAAAGCCCGCGCTCGATCCGTCCGCGCAGGCGGGCGCCTTCGTGAATGCCGACAAGGGCGTTGCCGACACCCAGGCCGCGCTCGACGGCGCCCGCGCCATCCTTGTCGAGCGTTTTTCCGAGGATGCCGACCTCATCGGTAATCTGCGCGAGGAGGTCTGGACCCGGGGCAAGGCCACCTCCAAGGTGCGTGAGGGCAAGGAGACGGCCGGCGCCAAGTTCTCGGACTATTTCGATTTCAGCGAGCCACTGGTGAAGCTGCCGTCGCATCGCATTCTCGCGCTCTACCGCGGCGAGAAGGAAGAAATCCTCGACATCCGCATCGAACCGGAGCCCGAGGCCCCGCCTGCGGGAAAAGCCGGATCGCCGCAACCCGGCACTTACGAGCGGCGTATCGCGCATCGCTTCAGCATCGCCGACCAAGGCAGGCCGGGCGACAAATGGCTTGCCGAGACCGTGCGCTGGGCCTGGCGCACCAAGATCCTCGTCCATATCAGCGTTGATCTGCGCGGCCGGCTCTGGCAGGCCGCGGAGGATGAGGCGGTGAAGGTCTTCGCAGGCAATCTGCGCGACCTCCTGCTGGCGGCGCCGGCCGGCACCCGTGCCACAATGGGCCTCGATCCCGGCTTCCGGACGGGTGTGAAGGTCGCTGTGGTGGACGCGACCTCGCGTGTGGTGGCGACAGCGACCATCTACCCGCATGAGCCGCAGCGGCGCTGGGACGAAGCGATCGCCACGCTGGCGGCCTTGGCGGCGCGCCACAAGGTCGAGCTCGTGGCAATCGGCAACGGCACGGCCTCACGTGAGACCGACAAGCTCGCGGCCGAACTCATCCAGCGCTATCCCGACCTCAAGCTCACCAAGATCATGGTGTCGGAGGCCGGCGCCTCGGTCTATTCGGCATCCGCCTTTGCCTCGCAGGAACTGCCGGATCTCGACGTCTCGCTGCGCGGGGCGGTCTCGATCGCGCGGCGCCTGCAGGACCCGCTGGCGGAGCTCGTGAAGATCGATCCGAAATCGATCGGCGTCGGGCAGTATCAACATGACCTCGCCGAATCCAAGCTGTCACGCTCGCTCGATGCGGTTGTCGAGGATTGCGTGAACGCAGTCGGCGTCGACGTGAATACCGCCTCGGCGCCGCTGCTCGCCCGGGTCTCGGGCGTGGGGGAGGGGCTTGCCCAGAACATCGTGCTGCACCGCGATGAGAATGGCCCCTTCCGCAAGCGTAGCGACCTCAAGAAGGTGGCGCGGCTTGGGCCCAAGGCCTTCGAGCAGGCGGCGGGCTTCCTGCGTATTCCGAACGGGGATGATCCGCTCGATTCCTCCAGCGTCCATCCGGAAGCCTATCCGGTGGTGCGCCGCATTCTGGAAGCGACGAAGAGCAACATCCGCGGCCTTATCGGCAACGGGACGGTGCTGCGCGGGATCCAGCCGGCGCGTTTCACGGACGAGACCTTCGGGCTGCCGACCGTGACCGATATCCTCAAGGAGCTGGAGAAGCCGGGGCGCGACCCGCGCCCCGCCTTCAAGACCGCGACCTTCCGCGAGGGTGTGGAGAAACTGAGCGATCTCGAGCCCGGCATGGTGCTCGAGGGCGTCGTCACCAATGTCGCGGCCTTCGGTGCCTTCGTCGATATCGGCGTGCACCAGGATGGGCTCGTCCACATCTCGGCGATGGCCTCGACCTTCGTGAAGGATCCGCGCGCCGTGGCGAAGCCCGGTGATATCGTGCGCGTCAAGGTCCTGGAGGTCGACCAGGCGCGCAAGCGGATTGCATTGACTATGCGCCTCGACGACGACGTTGCGCGGGAACCACGGCGTGGCGGCGCGGAACGGCAGGCACCGCGATCGGCCACGCCACAGGCCGCACGCCCGCCGCAGCGTCAGCAGCCTGCCCAGAAGGAAACGGGTGGGGCGATGGCCGAGGCCCTGCGTCGCGCCGGCCTGAAAGGCGGCAACGAGCCGCGCCGCTGA
- the nuoB gene encoding NADH-quinone oxidoreductase subunit B 1 — protein MGLITDAKEPGMAPAGGGLILPQGGAQPARHDSFFTGLNDELADKGFLVTSTDELITWARTGSLMWMTFGLACCAVEMMQASMPRYDVERFGFAPRASPRQSDVMIVAGTLTNKMAPALRKVYDQMPEPRYVISMGSCANGGGYYHYSYSVVRGCDRVVPVDIYVPGCPPTAEALLYGVLLLQKKIRRTGTIER, from the coding sequence ATGGGATTGATCACTGACGCCAAGGAGCCGGGCATGGCGCCCGCTGGTGGTGGTCTTATCCTGCCGCAGGGCGGGGCCCAGCCGGCGCGTCACGATTCCTTTTTCACCGGCTTGAACGACGAGCTGGCCGACAAGGGCTTTCTCGTCACGTCGACTGACGAGCTCATCACCTGGGCGCGAACCGGCTCCCTGATGTGGATGACCTTCGGCCTGGCGTGCTGCGCCGTGGAAATGATGCAGGCGTCGATGCCGCGCTATGATGTCGAGCGCTTCGGCTTCGCGCCGCGCGCCTCGCCGCGCCAGTCGGACGTCATGATCGTCGCCGGAACGCTGACGAACAAGATGGCGCCTGCGCTCCGCAAGGTCTACGACCAGATGCCGGAGCCACGCTACGTCATCTCCATGGGCTCATGCGCCAATGGCGGCGGCTACTATCATTATTCCTATTCGGTGGTGCGCGGCTGTGACCGTGTCGTGCCCGTTGACATTTATGTGCCGGGGTGCCCGCCGACGGCGGAAGCGCTTCTCTATGGCGTTCTCCTTCTCCAGAAGAAGATCCGCCGCACCGGCACCATCGAACGCTGA
- a CDS encoding NADH-ubiquinone oxidoreductase chain E translates to MAVRRLAPRDVQPSSFAFTAENAVWAGEQIAKYPEGRQASAVISLLWKAQEQCGGWLPEAAIRNIAELLGMAYIRVLEVATFYTMFNLEPVGKYFVQLCGTTPCMVRGAGALRDALQARLGDQHHVSADGNFCWLEVECLGACCNAPMVQINNDYYEDLTPESLNTLLDNLAAGKPVKIGPQNKRTSSEPESGPTSLTDPSLYDGSVIGSWKKRFEEEEAKAKAAAEEKAKAEAAAAAAEAAEVKEPAKSAGTRPEQQAADSPAERVASGKTPVSPADKTKASPANPPEEHERAKEKGAAPAAAKPSNPDDKAKG, encoded by the coding sequence ATGGCCGTTCGCCGTCTTGCCCCCCGCGATGTCCAGCCTTCGTCCTTCGCCTTCACGGCGGAGAACGCTGTTTGGGCAGGCGAGCAGATCGCAAAATATCCCGAAGGCCGGCAGGCCTCAGCCGTTATTTCGCTCCTGTGGAAAGCGCAGGAGCAGTGCGGGGGATGGTTGCCGGAGGCTGCCATCCGCAACATCGCCGAGCTCCTCGGCATGGCCTATATCCGTGTGCTGGAGGTCGCGACCTTCTACACGATGTTCAACCTGGAGCCGGTCGGCAAATATTTCGTCCAGCTCTGCGGCACGACGCCGTGCATGGTTCGCGGCGCCGGCGCGCTGCGGGATGCCTTGCAGGCCCGCCTGGGTGACCAGCATCACGTCTCGGCGGATGGCAATTTCTGCTGGCTCGAGGTCGAATGCCTCGGTGCCTGCTGCAACGCGCCGATGGTGCAGATCAACAACGACTACTACGAAGATCTGACGCCGGAGAGCCTGAACACGCTCCTCGACAATCTGGCGGCCGGCAAGCCGGTCAAGATCGGCCCGCAGAACAAGCGCACGTCTTCTGAGCCCGAAAGCGGCCCGACCTCCCTGACCGATCCGTCTCTCTACGACGGCTCCGTCATCGGTTCGTGGAAGAAGCGTTTCGAGGAAGAAGAGGCGAAGGCCAAGGCCGCCGCCGAGGAAAAGGCGAAAGCCGAGGCCGCAGCTGCTGCGGCGGAGGCGGCCGAGGTCAAGGAGCCCGCGAAATCAGCGGGCACACGCCCGGAGCAGCAGGCCGCCGATAGTCCGGCCGAGCGTGTCGCGAGCGGCAAGACACCGGTGTCGCCAGCTGACAAGACGAAGGCATCTCCTGCCAATCCGCCCGAAGAACACGAACGGGCGAAGGAGAAGGGCGCCGCGCCGGCGGCTGCCAAACCGTCCAATCCCGACGACAAGGCGAAGGGGTGA
- a CDS encoding conserved hypothetical protein (Evidence 4 : Unknown function but conserved in other organisms) has product MHAELDKPARLQYWSANREASERDAIDFETLDDAVAFAMTQKPGNKDIAWVRTESGETLTPEKLAALWELTRMRQ; this is encoded by the coding sequence ATGCATGCCGAACTCGATAAACCTGCGCGTTTGCAATATTGGTCCGCCAACCGCGAAGCCAGCGAACGGGACGCCATCGATTTCGAAACGCTCGACGATGCTGTCGCCTTCGCGATGACGCAGAAGCCCGGGAACAAGGATATCGCCTGGGTCCGCACAGAGAGTGGCGAGACGCTCACCCCCGAGAAGCTCGCGGCGCTCTGGGAACTCACCCGCATGCGCCAATAG
- the nuoD gene encoding NADH-quinone oxidoreductase subunit D, producing MSEHEIRNFSINFGPQHPAAHGVLRLVLELDGEVVERVDPHIGLLHRGTEKLIEAKTYLQAVPYFDRLDYVAPMNQEHAFALAVERLLGLEVPRRGQLIRVLYSEIGRLLSHLLNVTTQAMDCGALTPPLWGFEEREKLMVFYERASGARMHAAYFRPGGVHQDLPPKLVDDIYAFCDPFLKVCDDLEDLLTENRIFKQRNVDIGVVSLDECWAWGFSGVMVRGSGAAWDLRKSQPYECYEELDFDIPIGKNGDCYDRYCIRMEEMRQSTYLMKQCCELLRSSAGQGPHAAVDNKIVPPKRGQMKRSMEALIHHFKLYTEGYHVPAGDVYAAVEAPKGEFGVYLVSDGTNKPYRCKIKAPGFAHLQAMDFICRGHMLADVSAILGSLDIVFGEVDR from the coding sequence ATGAGCGAGCACGAGATCCGCAATTTCTCGATCAACTTCGGTCCGCAGCATCCGGCGGCCCACGGCGTGCTGCGCCTGGTGCTGGAGCTCGACGGCGAGGTTGTCGAACGCGTCGATCCCCATATCGGGCTGCTGCATCGCGGCACCGAAAAACTGATCGAGGCCAAGACCTATCTGCAGGCGGTGCCCTATTTCGACCGGCTCGATTACGTCGCGCCGATGAACCAGGAACACGCCTTTGCGCTGGCGGTCGAGCGGCTGCTCGGCCTCGAGGTGCCGCGGCGCGGCCAGCTTATCCGCGTGCTCTATTCCGAGATCGGCCGGCTTCTCTCGCACCTCCTCAACGTGACCACGCAGGCCATGGACTGCGGCGCCCTGACGCCTCCGCTGTGGGGCTTCGAGGAGCGCGAGAAGCTGATGGTCTTCTACGAGCGGGCCTCCGGCGCGCGCATGCATGCGGCCTATTTCCGGCCGGGCGGCGTGCACCAGGACCTTCCGCCCAAGCTCGTCGACGACATCTACGCCTTCTGCGATCCCTTCCTGAAGGTCTGCGACGATCTCGAGGATTTGCTCACCGAGAACCGCATCTTCAAGCAGCGCAACGTCGATATCGGCGTCGTCAGCCTTGATGAATGCTGGGCCTGGGGCTTCTCGGGCGTGATGGTGCGCGGCTCCGGCGCGGCTTGGGACCTGCGCAAGTCGCAACCCTATGAGTGCTACGAAGAGCTCGATTTCGACATTCCCATCGGCAAGAACGGCGACTGTTACGACCGTTATTGCATCCGCATGGAAGAGATGCGCCAATCGACGTATCTCATGAAGCAGTGCTGCGAGTTGTTGCGCTCGTCGGCGGGGCAGGGCCCGCATGCGGCCGTCGACAACAAGATCGTCCCGCCGAAGCGCGGCCAGATGAAGCGCTCGATGGAAGCGCTCATCCATCACTTCAAGTTGTATACCGAGGGCTACCACGTGCCGGCCGGTGACGTTTACGCCGCGGTCGAGGCGCCCAAGGGCGAGTTCGGCGTCTATCTGGTGTCGGACGGCACCAACAAGCCTTACCGCTGCAAGATCAAGGCACCGGGCTTCGCGCATCTTCAGGCGATGGATTTCATCTGCCGCGGGCACATGCTGGCGGACGTCTCGGCGATCCTGGGGTCGCTCGACATCGTGTTCGGGGAGGTTGACCGGTGA